The Mycobacterium paragordonae genome includes a region encoding these proteins:
- a CDS encoding RNA polymerase sigma factor has translation MSAQPHRERDVASALLELYDEALPVVYGYFVRRCGDRGTAEDLTSETFLAGLQTARAAARAGDPPPIAMPWLMGVARHKLADHYRRRRDPVPVADPPEPGDPPDDWDAELDRLVAESVLERLSDSHRAVLVLRYMDDCSVGECAALLGRTVHATEALLVRAKRAFRKEYPEGGTS, from the coding sequence GTGAGCGCCCAACCGCACCGCGAGCGCGACGTCGCGAGCGCGCTGCTGGAGCTGTACGACGAAGCGCTGCCGGTCGTCTACGGCTACTTCGTGCGCCGCTGCGGCGACCGCGGGACGGCGGAGGATCTGACGTCGGAGACGTTCCTGGCCGGACTGCAAACCGCGCGAGCCGCCGCACGTGCAGGTGATCCGCCGCCGATCGCCATGCCCTGGCTGATGGGAGTGGCGCGGCACAAACTGGCCGACCACTACCGGCGCCGGCGGGATCCGGTGCCGGTGGCCGATCCACCGGAGCCGGGAGACCCGCCCGACGACTGGGATGCCGAGCTGGACCGGCTGGTCGCCGAGAGCGTGCTGGAGAGACTGAGCGACTCACACCGCGCGGTGCTGGTGCTGCGTTATATGGATGACTGCAGCGTCGGCGAGTGCGCCGCCTTGCTCGGGCGCACCGTGCACGCCACCGAGGCGCTGCTGGTTCGCGCCAAGAGAGCGTTCCGAAAAGAGTATCCGGAAGGGGGCACGTCATGA
- the mftR gene encoding mycofactocin system transcriptional regulator (MftR, the mycofactocin system transcriptional regulator, is an uncharacterized TetR family DNA-binding transcription factor. Its role is inferred by context. It occurs as part of the biosynthesis locus for mycofactocin, a partially characterized electron carrier derived from the terminal Val-Tyr dipeptide of the precursor peptide MftA, through a radical SAM enzyme-mediated process.), with protein sequence MLPESRVGRRRSTTPLHITDVAIDLFAARGFAEVSVDDVAHAAGIARRTLFRYYASKNAIPWGDFDAHLEQLQELLDRVDPRVPLREALRGALLAFNTFDECESVRHRQRMRVILETAELQAYSLTMYAGWREVIAGFVARRSGGKTTDLVPQTVAWTMLGVALSAYEHWLGDESVSLPEALGNAFDVIGAGLDSLE encoded by the coding sequence ATGCTGCCGGAGTCGCGGGTGGGCAGGCGCCGCTCGACGACGCCTTTGCACATCACTGACGTCGCGATCGACCTGTTCGCGGCACGCGGGTTCGCTGAGGTCAGCGTCGACGACGTCGCACATGCCGCCGGGATAGCGCGCCGAACCCTGTTCCGCTACTACGCCTCCAAGAACGCGATTCCGTGGGGCGACTTCGACGCCCACCTCGAACAACTGCAGGAACTGCTGGACCGCGTCGATCCACGGGTACCGCTGCGCGAGGCGCTGCGCGGGGCACTGCTGGCGTTCAACACCTTCGACGAATGCGAGTCGGTCCGGCATCGCCAGCGCATGCGGGTGATCCTGGAAACGGCTGAGCTGCAGGCGTATTCGTTGACGATGTACGCAGGCTGGCGGGAGGTGATCGCCGGCTTCGTCGCCCGCAGGTCGGGCGGCAAGACGACCGACCTGGTCCCGCAGACCGTCGCGTGGACGATGCTCGGGGTCGCGCTGAGCGCTTACGAGCACTGGCTCGGCGATGAGTCGGTTTCGCTGCCCGAGGCGCTCGGTAATGCGTTCGACGTCATCGGGGCGGGCCTGGACTCACTCGAGTGA
- a CDS encoding DUF2332 domain-containing protein — protein sequence MSAIEHLLHTLRSQGRFCARSGSAMYGELFDLVAGDVETGGVFASILTGHEEAPSGQALPLRLLGGLHRMVLDGRAAHLRRWYPSAGGSWDAQRAWPEILHVAAERPDALRAALRRPPQTNEVGRSAALIGGLLHLHSEFRLPIRLFEIGSSAGLNLRADRYHYRYAGNQWGPPDSPVVIDDAWHGQLPPGGGLQIAERHGYDIAPIDVTEPDGELTVLSYVWPDQHARLTRVRGAIAVAREVPAHLERCTAADAVAGLTLAEGALTVLWHSITWQYLSTDERAAVRAGIDRLAAQADALKPLAHLTLEPAREGPEGTLKFLVRATAWPGGEERVLAECHAHGAPVHWQ from the coding sequence GTGAGCGCCATAGAGCATCTGCTGCACACCCTCCGGTCGCAGGGCCGCTTCTGCGCCCGATCCGGGTCGGCGATGTACGGCGAACTCTTCGACCTGGTGGCCGGCGACGTGGAGACCGGCGGCGTGTTCGCGAGCATCCTCACCGGTCACGAGGAGGCGCCATCGGGCCAGGCGCTGCCGCTGCGGTTGCTCGGCGGGCTGCACCGCATGGTGCTCGACGGACGGGCGGCACATCTGCGCCGCTGGTATCCCAGCGCGGGCGGCAGCTGGGACGCGCAGCGCGCCTGGCCCGAGATTCTGCACGTCGCGGCCGAGCGGCCCGACGCGTTGCGGGCGGCGCTGCGCCGTCCTCCGCAGACCAACGAGGTGGGCCGGTCGGCGGCACTGATCGGTGGCCTGCTGCACCTTCACAGCGAATTCCGATTGCCGATAAGGCTTTTCGAGATCGGCAGCAGCGCCGGGCTGAATCTGCGCGCCGACCGGTACCACTACCGATACGCCGGCAATCAGTGGGGACCGCCCGACTCGCCGGTAGTGATCGATGACGCATGGCACGGCCAGCTACCCCCGGGCGGCGGACTGCAGATCGCCGAACGGCACGGTTACGACATCGCGCCAATCGACGTGACTGAACCCGACGGGGAGTTGACCGTGCTCAGTTACGTGTGGCCCGACCAGCACGCCAGACTGACCCGGGTGCGCGGCGCCATCGCGGTGGCCCGCGAGGTGCCGGCGCACTTGGAGCGCTGCACGGCGGCGGATGCCGTCGCCGGGCTGACCCTGGCCGAAGGTGCGCTGACCGTGCTGTGGCATTCGATCACCTGGCAGTACCTTTCCACGGACGAACGCGCCGCGGTGCGGGCCGGGATCGACAGGCTGGCCGCGCAGGCGGACGCGCTGAAACCGTTGGCGCACCTGACTCTCGAGCCGGCGCGAGAGGGGCCGGAGGGCACGCTGAAATTCCTGGTGCGGGCGACCGCATGGCCCGGCGGCGAGGAGCGGGTGCTGGCCGAATGCCACGCCCACGGCGCCCCGGTGCACTGGCAGTGA